The following coding sequences are from one Panicum hallii strain FIL2 chromosome 5, PHallii_v3.1, whole genome shotgun sequence window:
- the LOC112891354 gene encoding uncharacterized protein LOC112891354 has product MAASKLAVPKGLGAVEDAVAAKNKPRWGFVQFFFVLSVVLCVLLYAPRVFVLAPRGIDVVGFFTPNSSKGTSSSGSSVLSSQSVGGTAGHDGGRLVLDNQVHSPCSSMRDHTICCDRSSVHTDVCFMAGDVRTGAASLSLLLFPPHDHHQHQAPPNGTSSTEEERVRPYPRKWERLIMAKVPEVRLRVARPEEEAAAEHRCDVRHDAPLLVMSAGGYTGNLFHAFNDGFLPSWLTVQHLRRRVVLGVLSYNPWWAGTFSEIISGLSDYHVVDLVHDKRTHCFPGAIVGTRFHGVLVVDPARLRDNKTIVDFHQLLADAYEKPKAEQQGRSSSTSSIRPRLGIVSRKGTRVIENQAAVARLASSIGFDVDVLETATGLPLSAWYASVSACDALVGVHGADLTKFLFLRPGRASLAQIAPLGVSAIARDCFGGPAARMGVAYEQYEVGGEESSLARRYAADDVVVADPERAKREKGGWGLVARVYLGGQNVSLDLGRFGETLARLHAHALLQRRQR; this is encoded by the coding sequence ATGGCGGCCTCGAAACTGGCCGTGCCCAAGGGCCTCGGCGCCGTGGAAGACGCCGTGGCCGCCAAGAACAAGCCCAGGTGGGGTTTCGTCCAGTTCTTCTTCGTGCTCTCCGTCGTCCTCTGCGTGCTCCTCTACGCGCCGCGCGTCTTCGTCCTCGCCCCGCGCGGCATCGACGTCGTCGGCTTCTTCACGCCGAATTCTTCCAAGGGGACGTCGTCGAGCGGATCGTCCGTGCTAAGCAGCCAGAGCGTTGGCGGCACTGCGGGACACGACGGTGGTCGTCTGGTTCTAGACAACCAGGTTCACTCCCCGTGCTCGTCCATGCGCGACCACACCATCTGCTGCGACCGCTCCAGCGTCCACACCGACGTCTGCTTCATGGCCGGCGACGTGCGCACGGGCGCCGCATCCCTGTCGCTGCTGCTGTTCCCGCCGCACgaccaccaccagcaccaggCGCCGCCGAACGGTACATCATCGACGGAGGAGGAGAGGGTGCGGCCCTACCCGCGCAAGTGGGAGCGCCTGATCATGGCGAAGGTCCCGGAGGTGCGGCTCCGTGTGGcgcggccggaggaggaggcggcggcggagcaccgGTGCGACGTCCGTCACGACGCGCCGCTCCTCGTCATGTCCGCGGGTGGCTACACCGGCAACCTGTTCCACGCGTTCAACGACGGGTTCCTGCCGTCGTGGCTGACGGTGCAGCACCTCCGGCGGCGCGTCGTGCTGGGCGTGCTGTCGTACAACCCGTGGTGGGCCGGCACGTTCAGCGAGATCATCTCCGGGCTCTCGGACTACCACGTGGTGGACCTGGTCCACGACAAGCGGACGCATTGCTTCCCCGGCGCCATCGTGGGGACCCGCTTCCACGGCGTGCTCGTCGTCGACCCCGCCCGGCTCCGGGACAACAAGACCATCGTGGACTTCCACCAGCTCCTGGCCGACGCGTACGAGAAGCCCAAGGCCGAGCAGCAGGGCCggagcagcagcaccagcagcatACGACCAAGGCTCGGGATCGTGTCGCGCAAAGGGACGCGCGTGATCGAGAACCAGGCGGCAGTGGCGCGGCTGGCGTCGTCGATCGGGTTCGACGTGGACGTGCTGGAGACGGCGACCGGGCTGCCGCTGTCGGCGTGGTACGCGTCGGTGAGCGCGTGCGACGCGCTGGTGGGCGTGCACGGCGCGGACCTGACCAAGTTTCTGTTCCTCCGCCCCGGGCGCGCGTCGCTGGCCCAGATCGCGCCGCTGGGCGTGTCCGCGATCGCGCGCGACTGCTTCggcgggccggcggcgaggatgggGGTGGCGTACGAGCAGTACGAGGTGGGCGGGGAGGAGAGCTCGCTGGCGCGCAGGTACGCGGCGGACGACGTGGTGGTGGCGGACCCGGAGCGGGCGAAGCGGGAGAAGGGAGGGTGGGGCCTGGTGGCGCGCGTGTACCTGGGCGGGCAGAACGTGAGCCTGGACCTGGGCAGGTTCGGCGAGACGCTGGCCAGGCTGCACGCGCACGCCCTGCtgcagcggcggcagcggtgA
- the LOC112891355 gene encoding U-box domain-containing protein 17 produces the protein MNMNSYPPPSDRDRQTKQPAAKGKRTHQGSQTTPKPHPRLARSPRAATAMEVKPHTARALVGRLRAAAAACDAAAAVAAIRLASKDDPEIRAPLADAGAVPLLAAQLAGPSAAAGVDAAAALLNISISAREQLASAPGLLDALTAALRTDAAHHAAATVHSLLCAEAHRATIGARRPLLAALVALLRARPSTRATKDALKALFGVALYPPNRATLVSLGAVQALFALVMTDGRHGIVEDATAVVAQVAGCAECLEAFRWVSGVRILLDLVEPGGAETERARENAAAALLNLVVAGGEPAVAEVLAVGGAEETVRELAEDSAASPRGKAKAEALLRALEGAARKREHRLADFLNGLVQSDPYISSPASASAVDARLVEG, from the coding sequence ATGAATATGAATTCCTACCCGCCACCATCGGATCGCGATCGACAAACCAAGCAACCAGCAGCAAAAGGAAAACGAACCCACCAGGGGTCGCAGACAACTCCAAAACCGCATCCGCGGCTCGCCCGATCCCCCCGAGCGGCGACAGCGATGGAAGTCAAGCCGCACACGGCACGGGCCCTCGTcggccgcctgcgcgccgccgccgccgcctgcgacGCGGCCGCGGCCGTGGCCGCCATCCGCCTCGCCTCCAAGGACGACCCGGAGATCCGCGCGCCGCTGGCGGACGCCGGCGCCGTGCCCCTGCTCGCCGCGCAGCTCGcgggcccctccgccgccgcgggcgtggacgccgccgccgcgctcctcaACATCTCCATCTCCGCGCGGGAGCAGCTGGCGTCCGCGCCGGGCCTCCTCGACGCGCTCACCGCCGCGCTCCGCACCGACGCCGCGCACCACGCCGCAGCCACCGTGCACAGCCTCCTCTGCGCCGAGGCCCACCGCGCCACCATCGGCGCGAGGCGGCCGCTCCTCGCCGCGCTCGTCGcgctcctccgcgcgcgccccagcacccgcgccACCAAGGACGCGCTAAAGGCGCTCTTCGGCGTCGCGCTCTACCCGCCCAACCGCGCCACGCTCGTCTCGCTCGGCGCCGTGCAGGCGCTCTTCGCGCTCGTCATGACGGACGGACGCCACGGGATCGTCGAGGACGCCACCGCGGTCGTCGCGCAGGTGGCCGGGTGCGCCGAGTGCCTAGAGGCCTTCAGGTGGGTGTCCGGGGTGCGGATCCTCCTGGACCTCGTCGAGCCGGGGGGCGCCGAGACGGAGAGGGCCAGGGAGAACGCGGCCGCCGCGCTGCTCAACCTCGTCGTGGCCGGGGGCGAGCCGGCGGTGGCCGAGGTGCTCGCGGTCGGCGGAGCCGAGGAGACCGTGCGGGAGCTGGCGGAGGACAGCGCGGCCAGCCCGAGAGGGAAGGCGAAGGCGGAGGCGCTGCTGAGGGCGCTGGAGGGCGCCGCGAGGAAGCGCGAGCACCGGCTCGCCGATTTCCTCAACGGGTTAGTGCAGTCGGATCCGTACATCTCGtcgccggcgtcggcgtcggcggtcGACGCACGGCTAGTCGAAGGCTGA